Proteins encoded within one genomic window of Candidatus Syntrophocurvum alkaliphilum:
- a CDS encoding IreB family regulatory phosphoprotein, which yields MPQVPRETVSFKLDKEGEEKVYQLIKTVYEALEEKGYNPINQLVGYMISGDPAYITSHNQARNLIRKVERDEILEILIKNYLK from the coding sequence ATGCCTCAAGTACCGAGAGAAACTGTAAGCTTTAAACTTGACAAAGAAGGAGAAGAAAAAGTATATCAATTAATAAAGACAGTATATGAGGCGTTGGAGGAAAAAGGTTATAATCCCATTAACCAATTAGTAGGATATATGATATCGGGAGATCCTGCTTATATTACTAGTCACAACCAAGCTAGAAACTTGATTCGCAAGGTAGAACGAGATGAAATTTTAGAAATACTTATAAAAAACTACTTAAAATAA
- a CDS encoding aldo/keto reductase, giving the protein MQYLQLGSTNLIVSKLCFGVLTIGPLQSNLSINEGSDILSYSMEKGINFFDTAKSYKTYPYIREAIKKTGIRPVITSKSYDYTYRGMQSSVEEALDEMQVDYIDVFMLHEQENSATLQGHKEAINYLIKARDKGIIKAIGISTHTVDGVLAGAFSKDIEVIHPLINRKGIGIIGGSAEQMIAAMSHAFDKGKGIYAMKALGGGNLISEAHSSFEFVKNLDCIHSMAVGMKSTEEIDLNIAWMENKRDLVLEKKVSSVKRNILIEDWCELCGECIRNCSYEALYLKNSKVEVDSIKCILCGYCAKYCENFCIKMV; this is encoded by the coding sequence GTGCAGTATTTGCAGTTAGGAAGTACTAACTTGATAGTATCAAAGTTGTGTTTTGGAGTATTAACAATAGGTCCATTACAAAGTAATTTATCAATTAATGAAGGATCTGATATATTATCTTATTCTATGGAAAAGGGAATCAATTTTTTTGATACTGCTAAAAGCTATAAAACTTATCCATATATTAGAGAGGCAATTAAAAAGACTGGTATAAGGCCAGTAATAACTTCTAAATCTTATGATTATACCTATAGAGGTATGCAAAGCAGTGTCGAGGAAGCCCTTGATGAAATGCAAGTAGATTATATAGATGTTTTTATGCTTCATGAACAGGAAAATAGTGCAACCTTACAAGGACATAAGGAGGCAATTAATTATTTAATAAAAGCTCGAGATAAGGGGATAATTAAAGCAATTGGTATTTCTACACATACAGTAGATGGGGTACTAGCTGGTGCATTTTCTAAAGATATTGAGGTCATACACCCATTGATTAATCGAAAAGGTATTGGAATAATAGGTGGCTCGGCAGAACAGATGATAGCAGCAATGAGCCATGCTTTTGATAAAGGAAAAGGAATATATGCAATGAAGGCTTTAGGAGGAGGAAATTTAATTAGCGAAGCTCATAGTTCCTTTGAATTTGTAAAAAATTTAGATTGCATACATAGTATGGCAGTTGGGATGAAAAGTACTGAAGAAATAGATTTAAATATAGCTTGGATGGAAAACAAAAGAGACTTAGTTTTAGAAAAAAAGGTTTCATCAGTAAAAAGAAACATTTTAATTGAAGACTGGTGTGAATTATGTGGGGAATGTATAAGAAATTGTAGTTATGAGGCTTTATATTTAAAAAACAGTAAGGTTGAAGTAGATTCAATAAAATGCATTCTTTGTGGTTATTGTGCTAAATATTGTGAAAATTTTTGCATAAAAATGGTTTAA